AAGCACAGCGTGGACGTCGGCGACGACGCCGCACCACCGTCATCTTCGTCATCACCCCTCGAGCTCGACGAGAACGACGACCGCGGGCTCGCCAGCAGCCTGTTCCGGCCCCGGGTGCACTGCACCTGTGCGCCATCCTTGGACGGCTGCGCCGATGTCGATGACCGTAATGGCATGGCGTGGCTCCTGCGCAGCTTGGGGAATATGCTTTGGACGAAGCTGGCCGGCTTGGAGGAAGACAAGAGCTTCTTGGACGACTGGGACTTGGAGAACTTGGTCTTGGCGGCGCCCTTGTTGCTGTAGtaggacggcggcggggtgagcgGCGGGAGGGTGGTGTTGGAGATGGAGTTCTTGGGCGTGCCCGGCGCCGACTCCCACAAGAAGGGCACCGAGCCTGCGGAGGCGACGCCGTAGTAGACGCGGAAGGAGGGGTTGGAGACGGAGGGGTCCTTGGAGAGGAGGCGGCTGGCCATGGTGGCTCGCTCCTCCAGCATGGCGGCCCGGAGCGTCTTCTGGCTCGAGCTCTTGGGGAGCATCCTCGTCCTGTCTTCCTTGTCCAGCATTGTCCTTTGGCTCTCCTTGAGAGATCGATGCAGTTTGTTTGACCAAGAATAGAGCTTGGGGTTTGGAAATTGAGGGACAGGGTGGGGAAGTTGTTGCTAGAAGATGTAGAAATGTGGCTTTGAAGTTGTGGGGAGAGAGGGATGTCACAGCTGCTAATGGTTAGCCAGGAGAGATGTATTAGAGACAGAGAGGGGTGGGTCCCacttaaataaatattttattcaTTGCGATGATGGGTCATGGCTTTGCTTAATTTGTTTTCGATAGGTCCACGTATATTCAAGCATAACCATAACTTGGGTTCTACAACTGCTACTACATCTATAGGTTCACTACCGAAAATTCCTTGTTTGCCTAGTGCAAGagcgtttgccgagtgctatccTTCGGGCACTCAGCAAATAAGTTCTTCGAATACTACATGGAACTCGAGAAAATAATAGCACTCAGCAAACAActgatttgccgagtgccaaaaataaaacactcggcaaaaaagaagaaagacacTCGGCGAAAACAAAATACTCGGCGGATAAAGCTGTTTGCCGAGGGTAAATATTTAACACTCAGcacataattttttaaaaaaactattagaataaatttacaaaaaaaattgtaaaaaaatagGTATGCTAAGTACCCAAATCTAGTACTCGGCAAAGCTGTAGTTTGCCAAGTGCTAGATCTAAGCTACCGAGTGCCAGATCTGAGCACTCGACAAAACCCAGTTTCCATAAAAATGGCTCTAACTCCACCtatctctcctccctcctcctctctcacGATGCTGCCCccatcctctccctccctcgcccggcgcagcccctcccctccctctcccgccCCCAACCCCCCCCCATCCCATCCTTCTCCCGCTGCTACCTCCGGTTCCCATCCTCGGCCCCCGTGTGCGGTCCTCTCTCCCTAGCAGCcggctccctctcctccctcttctcccATGCACCGCCTCTCTCTCTTTAGCCAAATCCCTCCCCCGGCAATCTCCTGGCCCTCCACCTCCCTCTCGCGGCTCCTCTTCTCCCCCATccgctcgcccttcactggaataGATCGACCGGTGAGGAGGAGCAGCGAAGCGAGGAGCGGCATCCGCCACCAGCAAGAGCTCCAGCGCCcccccctcttcctcctcctaccCAGATGTGACAGTGATGGCGGGggaagctcctcctcctcggatcCGATGGCGAATTGTCCGAGGtactctctctctgtgtgtgtgatCCAGTAGGGCCACGGCGGTGGGCAGGTCACGACGGcggtggtgggctggtggcAGCAGCGACGACGGGCGGGTGGCAGCAGCGGCGCTGGCTAGTGgccggggtcggcggcggccaacTGACTGGTGGGGCCGAtggatttttatttgttttcccAAAATTTCTTTGCCAA
The nucleotide sequence above comes from Panicum virgatum strain AP13 chromosome 3K, P.virgatum_v5, whole genome shotgun sequence. Encoded proteins:
- the LOC120699108 gene encoding uncharacterized protein LOC120699108 — protein: MLDKEDRTRMLPKSSSQKTLRAAMLEERATMASRLLSKDPSVSNPSFRVYYGVASAGSVPFLWESAPGTPKNSISNTTLPPLTPPPSYYSNKGAAKTKFSKSQSSKKLLSSSKPASFVQSIFPKLRRSHAMPLRSSTSAQPSKDGAQVQCTRGRNRLLASPRSSFSSSSRGDDEDDGGAASSPTSTLCFRTRQSGSGTGRLHGLLASVVGGQGTAAS